The following proteins come from a genomic window of Syntrophorhabdaceae bacterium:
- a CDS encoding M48 family metallopeptidase — RLARYGGRYNLIPKGLTITSARTRYGSCSASNRISLTWRLVMAPYSVIDYVILHELAHIKIKNHSRQFWDFLETMVSDYRDRRLWLREHGRLLVI, encoded by the coding sequence ACGGTTAGCCCGCTATGGCGGCCGCTACAATCTCATCCCCAAGGGTCTCACCATCACGAGCGCCCGTACCCGTTACGGATCCTGCTCCGCGAGTAACCGGATCTCCTTGACCTGGCGGCTCGTTATGGCGCCTTATTCCGTGATAGATTACGTTATCCTCCACGAGCTTGCCCACATTAAAATAAAAAATCATTCGCGGCAATTCTGGGATTTTCTGGAGACCATGGTTTCCGACTACAGGGACCGGAGGCTTTGGCTTCGGGAGCACGGCCGGCTGCTTGTAATTTAA